TTATTACTTGGACCATATTTGCAATTTATTTACATAGTAGAACAAATCCAAATTGGAAGGGTACGAAGTCAGCATTTGTAGCTTCCATAGGATTTCTTATAATTTGGATCTGTTATTTTGGTATCAATCTATTAGGAATAGGTTTACATAGTTATGGTTCATTTACATTACCCATCTAAATGATTACATAACATAAAACCTTAATGAAATGGAAAAAACTTCCATTTTTGTGTTTGATTTGAGAACCCCTTGAACGCCTTCTCAAAGGGTTCTCAAAAATTCGAGATAGATCTAATTAGACTCTTTTacttttttctgaatttttgaGTATTTCCACTATGGAATATAGAGCGGACtagtagaagaaaaaaaatcctatttagGATAATAATTGGATAACAGAGCCTCTACCCTGTCAACGGATAGCGAGAGAACAAAATCTGGATAAATACCGATTCCTATTACTGGTAAAAAGATACAGATTAAAAGAAAGAGTTCTCGCGGGCCGGAATCCTCAAAATTTTCGTTTGGAACATGAAATAGCTTGTATCCATAGAACATCTGTCGTAACATAGATAATAAATAAATAGGAGTTAATATCATTCCAATTGCCATTACAAAAGTAATTAGCATTTTTGGCATTAACAGAAATTTTGGACTAGTAATTAGTCCAAAAAATACTACTAATTCCGCAACAAAACCACTCattcctggtaaggcaagagAAGCCATTGAAAAGCTACTAAACATGGTAAAAATTTTTGGCATTGGGATAGAAACCCCTCCCAGTTCTTCGAGATAAACAAGGCGCATTCTATCACAAGCCGTTCCCGCTAAGAAAAAAAGTGTAGCCCCAATAAATCCATGGGATAATATTTGTAAAATAGCTCCATTGAGTCCAATGTTGGTTATGGAACCAATTCCTATAATAATGAAACCCATGTGAGAGACGGAGGAGTAGGCTATTCTTTTTTTGAAATTGCGTTGGCCAAGAGAAGTTGAAGCTGCATAGATTATTTGCATCGCTCCTATTATTACTAACCAAGGGGAAAATAGATAATGAGCATGAGGTAACAATTCCATATTGATCCGAATCAATCCGTATGCTCCCATCTTTAATAGGATTCCCGCTAAAAGCATACATGTACTGTAATGCGCTTCCCCATGGGTATCTGGTAACCACGTATGTAGGGGTATAATCGGCAATTTGACAGCATAAGCAATAAGGAAGCCAAAATAAAATAGTATTTCCAATGTTGCAGGgtatgattgattaattaatcttTCCAAATCTAATCTTGGTTCGTTGGAACCGTATAAGCCCATACCTAGAACTccgattaagaaaaaaatggaaCCACCTGCAGTATACAAAATAAACTTTGTAGCTGAATAGAGACGCCTCTTCCCCCCCCCACATGGATAAAAGTAAGTAAACAGGAATTAATTCTAACTCccacatgataaaaaaaagtaaaaggtCTCGCGAAGAAAATAATCCTATTTGACCGCTATACATTGCTAGCATCAGGAAATAGAATAATCGGGAATTCCGGGTAACCGGCCAAGCTGCTAAAGTAGCTAAAGTAGTCATAAATCCTGTCAATAAAATAGATCCTAATGAAAGTCCATCGATTCCCAATCTCCAGTGGAAATTGAAGACATCTATCCATTTAGAATCCTCTTTTAATTGGATTAAGGGATCCTCCAATTGGAAATGATAACAGAATGCATAAGTCATTAGAAGGAATTCTAATAAACAAATAGACATAGTATACCACCTAACGATTTTGTTTCCCCTATGaggtaaaaagaaaattaatgaaCCCGCAAATATCGGCAAAACAACAAGTATTGTTAACCAAGGAAAAGAACTCATGATAAAGTGATAAAGACAAGATACGTTTTGACCAGAAAAGCCCGTGCTCGATTATTTTGAGCACAGGCTTCTTCGGTAAAGAGGAATCAGACGATTCAAGTGGAATTTTTTGTAACGTATCAATAAGATAGAGCCATGCTGCGGGTTGTCTCAGGTCCTAAATAAACGCGGACACTTAAAAAATCTGTTGGGCAGGCGGATTCGCATCTCTTACAACCCACACAATCTTCGGTTCTTGGCGCGGAAGCAATTTGCTTGGCTTTACATCCATCCCAAGGTATCATTTCTAATACATCTGTTGGACAAGCTCGTACACATTGAGTGCATCCTATACATGTATCATAAATTTTTACGGAATGTGACattgggtctataaattttccttttcaacataaaaattttcGATCTGGTCAAAATGAAATTAGTACTATATCAATCAAATGTATTGTAGACACCAGACGAAGCAATGGTTTATCCAAACTTCAACAAATAATGCAATATATTTCTTAATCCGTTTGTGAGAAAGCATGAAAAGAGCCAAGAGACTTTAATTTTGGGCTTCAACAATCATAATTATACGAATTGTATATACGAATTCGAATTAGCCAATAAATTGGCTATCGTCTTTTCAATATAAATTATTGCAATATTCAAATTGCAATATCAATGAATTGCAAAAATTCAACTAAGTAAAAAAGAATACTATGGAATAACCTACTCAAAAAATAGATATTCTCAAATAATAAATAGTATTCATGTTACTAtttcatattattattatatgtgtCCCTTTGTTTAGAAGATTCTATGTCtaattattcaaaaaattagaTTGATTGATACGAGTTGATTTCCTATTACGATGGATGGAAGAAAGAATGGATAATCCAATAGCTGCTTCAGCAGCCGCAAGGGCTATAACAAAAATTGCGAAAATGTCTCCTTTTAATTGGCGGCTATCAAATAGATCAGAAAATGTTACGAGATTTAGATTAATTGAATTCAGTATAAGTTCAAGGCATATTAGAGCTCTAACCATGTTTCGGCTTGTGATCAATCCATAGATACCAATCGAAAATAAATAGACACTCAAAAAAAGTACATGCTCAAACATCATTAACTAACTCCTTATCAATCTCGATTCATTTCAATATGGGGACAAGAATTGAACCGATTGAATTAATTAGAATAGAACAATTACacaacaaaagagaaaagaaggtATTTGTTGGCAGTAGATGAGTTTTACTAAATCAAAATTGTGGTTCTTTAGTGATTTATTTTAGATTTGAAATTCTTATAATTTTGACTCATTCTAAGTATTTCTTATTGCCGAGCCATAGTAATTGCACCTAttaaagaaactagaagaaTTATGGAAATGAGTTCAAATGGAAGATAAAAATCGGTTGCTAAATGAATCCCAATTTGTTGAACGTTATTTATGAGACCCTGTTCTACTATTTGGTTTGATCTTGTAGTCCAAAGAATTCCATACCATGACGTATCTGGGATAGTAGTCATTAGTGAAAAAGGAATAGTTATACAAACGAGTGAAGTGAACCCATCTCCAATAGTCCAAAAATTCTTATCTTTAGACCATTCTGAGCCATTTACGAACATTACGGCAAATATGATCAAGACATTTATAGCTCCCACATAAATAAGAAGTTGTGCCACAGCTACAAAGTAGGAATTcaataaaatatagaataaggATATACAAACAAGAACTAATCCTAGCGAAAAAGCAGAAAAAGTTGGGTTGGTAAGTAATACCACCCCTAGACCCCCTAGTAGAAGAACAAATCCCCCAAATAGCACAAGAATTTCATGTATTGGCCCAGGTAAATCCATTATGGATAAGAAGAAATTAATAGTATAAATTTTTTCATGAACTGACTAAAACTAAAAGATTCAAGGAAGAAAAAAGGGATTAGGAAATTTTTTTGTATATTGTATATAAGTTCTTTCTATAGTTAGAAATCACATCACGAAAATCTACTCTGGTTTAAAATCAGGAATAATTTGCAATAAGCAGTAGGTATTCGTTTTTCTTTCTAGTTAGTAAAGAACTTTTGGATTCTAACAAAAAAATTCTAGTAATCAGTAATCGTTCTTGAATTCCAAGATTTTTCTTCGTCTATTTTACTTTGAGTTGAATTCCTAATTGTTTGAATTGTGTAATCTCCCATTATGGAGATTGGTAACCGACTCAAAGCAATTTGATTGTAATTCAATTCATGACGATCATAAGTAGAAAGTTCATATTCTTCAGTCATTGATAAACAGTTTGTCGGACAGTACTCAACACAATTACCACAAAATATACAAACTCCGAAATCAATACTATAATTAAGCAATTGTTTCCTTTTAATATCCTTTTCAAATCTCCAATCCACAAGAGGTAGATCTATAGGGCATACGCGAACACATACTTCACAAGCAATACATTTATCAAATTCAAAGTGGATTCGCCCCCGGAAACGCTCCGATGTAATTGATTTTTCATAGGGGTAGTGAATCGTTATAGGTAAACGATTTGTGTGGGATAAGGTAATTATGAAACTTTGACCAATGTACCTTGCTGCGCGTATTGTTTGTTGACCATAACTCATGAACCCAGTTACCATAGGGAACATATTCGAAATATCTATGAAAAAGGTATGTTTCTTTCTCTTGTTTGAGAGgacttttgtgttgaaaatattctTACTGTTATTGTATTATCTTATTTTATAGTGAAACAAGTTGGGAAGAAGTTGTTAATAAGAGATTGCCCAGGGAAATAGGTAAAAGAAATTTCCATCCAAGATTTAATAACTGATCCATTCTCATCCTGGGTAAAGTCCATCTTATTGTGATAGAAATGAAGAGAAATAAATAAGCTTTAGTTAATGTAATAAAGATACTCATTGTCATTTCTAAAATTCCAACCATTTTATTCATTTGGAAAAATCCAAAAAAGGATATATAGGGAATAGACAAATTCCACCCGCCTAAGTAGAGAACTGTTACAAATAAAGAGGAAACTAATAAATTTAGGTAAGAAACAAGATAAAATAAACCATATTTGATACCAGAATATTCGGTTTGATAACCTGCTACTAATTCTTCCTCCGCTTCTGGTAAATCAAAGGGTAATCTTTCACATTCCGCCAaagaagaaattagaaaaacCAGAAAACCTATAGGCTGACGCCAAAGATTCCATCCAAAAAAACCATATTTTGACTGTGCTTCAACTATATCAACTGTACTTGAACTGTTGGATAATCATAGTCGACGATAACATCACAGTTCCCACCGCTATTCCAAAACCGTACATGAAACCTTAGTTTCATACGGCTCCTCTATGATCAGAAAAAAGGAAAGTACTGTTTCATTTCGTTATTATCTTCTTGGGCGTAGTTAGAATTATCTAAGATAAAATCGATTTCAACGTCCTAAATTAGACCAAAGGAATTCTGTCTGCTAGAATAATAAAAAACGCTTCGGAATTCATCTCATCCTTTATAATATAATGGTACTTTTTCTTTGTTCAGCAATAACTTAATCTTGGAATAAAACACTCGTTATAACAATTAATAAACGAAAAGAGTTGGGTATTAGTTCATGAAGAATTCTGTATGAATATGGATAAAC
This genomic window from Oryza sativa Japonica Group chromosome 12, ASM3414082v1 contains:
- the LOC136354675 gene encoding NAD(P)H-quinone oxidoreductase chain 4, chloroplastic, which translates into the protein MSSFPWLTILVVLPIFAGSLIFFLPHRGNKIVRWYTMSICLLEFLLMTYAFCYHFQLEDPLIQLKEDSKWIDVFNFHWRLGIDGLSLGSILLTGFMTTLATLAAWPVTRNSRLFYFLMLAMYSGQIGLFSSRDLLLFFIMWELELIPVYLLLSMWGGEEASLFSYKVYFVYCRWFHFFLNRSSRYGLIRFQRTKIRFGKIN